AAAGAGCCATCAGCCGTCAGCCATCAGCGGTCAGCCAGAAGGAAAGTTTTCTTGCTGCCTGTTGAGCTTCAAATCTGAGTGGCTTTCATTTTGTGTCTTTGTGTCTGGCTGTTGTCAAAAGCAAAAGCCTCAAGGTGAGCTTTTTACTGAACGCTGAGGGCTGAACGCTGACCGCTTTCTCAAGTGACATGCCAAAAGTCAGACTTTACGCTTACCTTAGACATGCCATGGATATGCTTGACGAATAGTGCATACCGGCGTATACTTATAGACATCAATCGGCGAAAGGCCGAATTTTTTGTTTTGGTCCCTGTCCTCTGGTCAGGAATTCTTTTTTGATCTGAATCAGCAATCCTTAACGCCCCGAGTGCTCAGGGCAAATTCTCTGTTGCAACACCTCTGGAATCGGATAGATCCTCTCCTGCTGGTGGGGCCACACCCCCGAGGCCAGATCAAAGGCTCTGGCTTCTGCCATTTGATGGGCGATGGGAGTCACATCTTCGATGCCGACAATCCATTCACGCACGTACTTCTGCACAGCCTCTCTGGAAAGCCCCACCTGCAAAGACCGCACCCCTGCCATCGGATTCAGACGGGCATCCCGCTCTGGGTCCCACTGGATGCGGACAGGACAGGCAGCCACTTCTGCTTTCCAATGGGTTTCAGAGGTGTGCAGGGCAGGCACAAAATGGGACAGGGCCGAGTGCGCCAGAGCCCATTCAAACCCCTCTCGGGTGATGTCGATGCCCAGAACCACCTCCTGACCGGCTTTGCTGCCAAACCCACAGCGGTACATCATCCAGGTGAACGAGGGTTTGATCCAGGTCATGCGTTCCATTTTGAAGGGGGGCACAAAACGGCCTGCTTTCAGTGCTGGGATGGCCACCTCGGGCGGATAAGCTTGATAAACCCGGAGGGTGTGTGCATTGTAAATGGCCCTGATTTCATAAGTGTTCATGCCCAGAGTTTAAAGAAAGCTGTCCAGCAAGGAATCTGCACATGGGCTTATCAAAAGGCTCAGCAGTTTGGCTTTGCGGTTACAGGGTGTGGGGTTGGAAAAGGGGTGCTCTGGCTGGATGTTTTTTATCCCTTTTGCACCCATCCAATGACAAAAAGGACCACAGGAGAGCCAACAATCGTGTAGCAGATTCCCAAATACACCCGATCCTTGTTTCGCAATTTGTGTTCCAGTTCATCCAGCTTTTTTTCTTGAAATTCAAGGCAGATTTTCTTTTTGATCTGTGTTTCAATGGCTTGTTCCAACCACTCGGGCCGGTCTGGCAGAGGGGTTCTTTTTTGCAAAAGCACATTTGAAGGGTCAGGGGCATTTTGCCGCTGATTTTGGACAGATTGTGATGTGCGTCTGTTCAAACCACCCACCTCCAGACCTCAATGCATTGAAAATACAGGCACAAGAAGCCATGTTTCATTGTAAAAACAAGATGGATTTCAGCATAGACGGTTTTTCCTAACATCAAGATCATTAAATTCTCATCATTGATGCCAATTCTTGCCCCTGATGCCTGTGCTCTGACAGTTTCTGATGCCTCTTTTCGGAAAGTTGAGGACTGGCGTTGAACTGCTCTGGAGGCCCCAGAGGTTCTGAGGGATGCCATGGATATGCTTGACGAATAATGCATATCGGTATACACTGTATATATCAGTCGCCCATGGAGGCGAA
The sequence above is drawn from the Deinococcus misasensis DSM 22328 genome and encodes:
- a CDS encoding DUF4291 domain-containing protein, whose product is MNTYEIRAIYNAHTLRVYQAYPPEVAIPALKAGRFVPPFKMERMTWIKPSFTWMMYRCGFGSKAGQEVVLGIDITREGFEWALAHSALSHFVPALHTSETHWKAEVAACPVRIQWDPERDARLNPMAGVRSLQVGLSREAVQKYVREWIVGIEDVTPIAHQMAEARAFDLASGVWPHQQERIYPIPEVLQQRICPEHSGR